The Candidatus Anaeroferrophillus wilburensis genome contains a region encoding:
- a CDS encoding NYN domain-containing protein codes for MSETEHTLAVFIDFENLALGFKDKKKNGFKVETILARLVEKGKVIAKKAYADWSAYSQYKQHLHAAAIEMVEIPKRGMTGKNSADIRLCVDAMDMSYSKEHIDSFVIVSGDSDFSPLVSKLKENGKHVIGIGMRESTSPLLSDNCDEFIFYEDLVQASEMTPPKIAGNISDEKRTAFQLLFDSITALMRENKEILWSSMVKQTMQRKRPSFNESSLGYRSFSEMLKDAEKQGYLQVRKDAKSGTLIVEGFAK; via the coding sequence ATGTCAGAAACCGAACATACCCTGGCGGTCTTTATCGACTTTGAAAATCTTGCCCTGGGATTCAAAGATAAGAAGAAGAACGGCTTCAAGGTGGAAACCATTCTCGCCCGCCTGGTGGAGAAGGGTAAAGTAATTGCTAAAAAAGCCTATGCTGACTGGAGTGCTTACAGCCAGTATAAACAGCATCTCCATGCCGCCGCCATTGAGATGGTGGAGATCCCCAAGCGGGGCATGACCGGCAAAAATTCAGCCGACATCAGACTGTGTGTCGATGCCATGGACATGTCCTACTCCAAGGAGCATATTGACAGCTTCGTCATCGTTTCGGGGGACAGTGATTTTTCCCCTTTGGTCTCCAAGCTCAAGGAAAATGGCAAGCATGTTATCGGCATCGGCATGCGTGAAAGCACCTCACCACTGCTGAGCGACAATTGTGACGAGTTTATCTTCTACGAAGATCTGGTACAAGCCTCTGAGATGACCCCGCCGAAGATTGCCGGCAACATCAGCGATGAGAAACGAACAGCCTTCCAGCTGCTGTTTGATTCCATTACCGCGCTGATGCGGGAAAACAAGGAAATTCTCTGGTCGTCGATGGTCAAGCAAACCATGCAGCGCAAACGGCCCTCCTTTAACGAATCATCTCTAGGCTATCGCTCTTTCAGTGAAATGCTCAAAGATGCGGAAAAGCAGGGCTATCTGCAGGTCAGAAAAGACGCCAAAAGCGGCACCCTGATCGTTGAGGGGTTTGCCAAGTAG
- the priA gene encoding primosomal protein N': protein MFMFADVALNLPLETLFTYMVEDVRMAAQLEVGKRVLVPFRGRQVSGYLISLRDQPLANQQGNLLPLTAVVDQQPLFSPAQLAFYRRAAAYYQTPFGVALHALLPGGLAFRSRRDYVLTGKPLPVSRDCRRQELAAQVVNLLQGKGPLSAAELEAGLTGSKEQLAAMLNNGVRQGWLASAIQLLPPLARERTETIYEIVKSTVLLAQVGSGKMRPEKRQLMAEFLGGSPFFSRRQFLQAFPGSSGALRRWQDQELVAARQIPWFRTLAEQDGDQQLPPVVVLTKAQEELYERMVPSVTTGSFSPFLLHGVTGSGKTEIYLKLIKKVLSLGRGALYLVPEIALTVQLLHRMIREFGDQVAVLHSSLGAGERYDQWRRIKSGSARVVLGARSAVFAPLTNLGLIVVDEEHEPSYKQESAFPYHGRDLALMRAQMTGCPVVMGSATPAVTTYYGAISGRYRLLELPERLGGDKQLPRVEVVDLGAGKQKLFDWDGFSPQLLERMTQVLDTGRQVMLFLNKRGFSRTLYCLDCGHMPSCRSCSVRLTFHKEIDRLVCHYCGLTLPAPKVCPQCHKPRLFPLGVGIQKLAETLEHHFPAVKIARLDRDTTRKKGQLAALIHAFAGGEYQILLGTQMLAKGLHFPNVDLVGVIFADLSLNFPDFTAAERTFQLLTQVAGRSGRGDQRGLVLIQTLLPRHYSIQCAARHDYQGFFALEYQLRQELKLPPASYLVLIRAHGADQQQVVALLGSIRDEACKYIRDNGWNESIVVMGPVPASVVKIKNRFRWHLLLKGIQRPRLHQLVGQLRRLPGARQVTVSIDIDPLSFA, encoded by the coding sequence ATGTTCATGTTTGCCGATGTTGCCCTGAATCTGCCCTTGGAGACGCTCTTTACCTACATGGTGGAGGATGTGCGGATGGCGGCGCAGCTTGAGGTTGGCAAACGGGTTCTGGTGCCTTTCCGTGGCCGGCAGGTGAGCGGCTACCTGATTTCCCTGCGTGACCAGCCGCTGGCCAACCAGCAGGGAAATCTGCTGCCGCTGACGGCGGTTGTTGATCAGCAGCCCCTTTTTTCCCCGGCCCAGCTGGCGTTTTACCGCCGGGCGGCTGCCTATTATCAAACCCCTTTCGGGGTGGCACTCCATGCTCTCCTGCCCGGTGGATTGGCGTTTCGTTCCCGCCGGGACTATGTACTGACCGGCAAACCACTGCCGGTCAGCAGAGATTGCCGCCGTCAGGAACTGGCAGCGCAAGTGGTGAACCTTCTGCAGGGGAAAGGACCGCTGTCCGCTGCCGAACTGGAGGCGGGTCTGACTGGTTCAAAAGAACAGCTTGCCGCCATGCTCAACAATGGTGTCCGCCAAGGGTGGTTGGCGTCAGCCATCCAGCTGCTGCCCCCTCTGGCTCGGGAGCGGACCGAAACCATTTATGAAATCGTCAAGTCAACGGTTCTCCTTGCCCAGGTAGGGTCTGGGAAAATGCGGCCGGAAAAGCGGCAGCTGATGGCTGAATTTCTCGGGGGCAGCCCCTTTTTCAGTCGGCGGCAGTTTCTTCAGGCTTTCCCCGGCAGTAGCGGTGCCCTGCGTCGCTGGCAAGATCAGGAGCTGGTGGCAGCCAGGCAGATCCCCTGGTTCCGCACTTTGGCGGAGCAGGATGGCGATCAGCAATTGCCCCCTGTGGTTGTGTTAACCAAAGCCCAGGAGGAGCTTTATGAGCGGATGGTGCCGTCGGTGACGACCGGTTCCTTTTCCCCTTTTCTCCTCCATGGGGTGACCGGCAGCGGTAAAACGGAAATTTATCTGAAGCTGATTAAAAAAGTCCTGTCCCTGGGGCGGGGTGCACTGTACCTGGTGCCTGAGATTGCTCTGACCGTCCAGCTGCTGCATCGGATGATCCGTGAGTTTGGCGATCAGGTGGCCGTGCTGCACAGCTCCCTGGGTGCCGGCGAGCGTTATGACCAATGGCGGCGGATCAAAAGCGGTTCGGCAAGGGTGGTGCTCGGAGCCCGTTCAGCGGTTTTTGCGCCGTTGACCAATCTGGGGCTGATTGTTGTTGATGAGGAGCACGAACCATCGTATAAGCAGGAGTCGGCATTCCCCTATCATGGCCGCGATCTGGCGCTCATGCGGGCTCAGATGACCGGCTGTCCGGTGGTTATGGGGTCGGCAACCCCGGCGGTTACCACCTATTACGGTGCCATCTCCGGTCGCTATCGGCTCCTGGAGCTTCCAGAGCGGTTGGGGGGGGACAAACAGCTGCCCCGGGTTGAAGTGGTGGATCTGGGGGCCGGTAAACAGAAGCTGTTTGACTGGGATGGATTCAGCCCCCAGCTGCTGGAGCGGATGACCCAGGTGCTGGACACCGGTCGTCAGGTGATGCTGTTTCTCAATAAACGGGGGTTTTCCCGCACGCTTTACTGCCTGGACTGCGGTCATATGCCCTCCTGCCGTTCCTGCTCGGTGCGTCTGACTTTCCACAAAGAGATTGATCGTCTGGTCTGTCACTATTGCGGTCTGACGTTGCCGGCCCCAAAGGTTTGTCCCCAGTGTCATAAACCCCGGCTTTTTCCTTTGGGGGTGGGGATCCAGAAACTGGCCGAAACCCTCGAACACCATTTTCCGGCAGTGAAAATTGCCCGGCTGGACCGAGATACCACCCGGAAAAAAGGCCAACTGGCAGCCCTGATTCATGCCTTTGCCGGTGGTGAGTATCAGATTCTGCTGGGAACCCAGATGCTGGCCAAGGGACTTCACTTTCCCAATGTTGATCTGGTGGGGGTGATTTTTGCCGATCTTTCCCTGAATTTCCCGGATTTTACGGCGGCCGAGCGCACCTTCCAGCTGCTTACTCAGGTGGCCGGCCGGTCTGGTCGTGGTGATCAGCGTGGCCTGGTTCTCATTCAAACTCTCCTGCCGCGCCACTACAGTATTCAGTGTGCCGCCCGGCATGATTACCAGGGCTTTTTTGCCCTGGAATACCAGCTGCGGCAGGAATTGAAGTTGCCGCCGGCCAGCTATCTGGTGTTGATCCGAGCCCACGGCGCAGACCAGCAGCAGGTGGTTGCTCTGCTGGGTTCGATCAGGGATGAGGCCTGTAAGTACATAAGGGACAACGGCTGGAACGAGTCTATCGTGGTCATGGGTCCGGTGCCGGCCTCCGTGGTGAAGATTAAAAACCGTTTCCGCTGGCACCTGCTGCTGAAGGGAATCCAGAGGCCCCGCCTGCACCAGCTGGTTGGTCAACTGCGGCGGCTGCCCGGCGCCCGCCAGGTAACGGTCAGTATTGATATCGATCCCCTGTCATTTGCCTGA
- a CDS encoding thiolase family protein, with product MTDVVFVSAVRTPMGSFGGTLKDMMVYDLGSFPVREALKRAQVAGDEVDESIIGNCRQAGNHVNPGRTVALKGGCASFVPGVTINKACPAGMKAVSMAVQQIVMEQGNIVLCGGMESMSTIPYMLKGARFGGFKMGDQKLEDGWGDSFDPIAKVSMGMTAENVAEKYGIKREDMDLYAVNSHKRADEARKNGWFDEEIIPVTIPATRKKAEYQFAVDESIKAETTVEKLASLRPAFKKDGMVTAGNACGLTDGSAMLVAMAREEAEKRGVKPLFSIVDFTQTAVEGTYMGEGPGVAIPRVLKRAGMTLKDIDLFEINEAFASQVLGNVAMLNLDLDCLNVHGGAIALGHPTGCSGARIIVSLYYALKRLDKEFGVASICGGGGATMAVIMKRES from the coding sequence ATGACCGATGTGGTGTTTGTCAGCGCCGTCAGGACGCCGATGGGCAGTTTTGGCGGGACGCTGAAGGATATGATGGTATATGATCTTGGCAGTTTCCCGGTGCGCGAGGCGTTGAAACGGGCGCAGGTCGCTGGTGACGAGGTGGATGAATCCATTATCGGCAACTGCCGCCAAGCCGGCAATCATGTCAACCCGGGCCGGACGGTGGCTCTCAAGGGCGGTTGTGCCTCCTTTGTTCCTGGCGTTACCATCAACAAAGCGTGTCCGGCCGGCATGAAAGCGGTTTCCATGGCTGTCCAGCAGATTGTCATGGAGCAGGGGAATATCGTTCTTTGTGGCGGGATGGAATCCATGAGTACCATTCCCTATATGTTAAAGGGTGCCCGGTTCGGTGGTTTCAAGATGGGCGACCAGAAGCTGGAAGATGGCTGGGGTGATAGTTTTGATCCCATTGCCAAGGTTTCCATGGGGATGACGGCGGAAAATGTCGCGGAGAAATACGGCATCAAGCGGGAAGATATGGATCTCTATGCGGTTAATTCCCATAAGCGGGCGGATGAGGCCCGGAAAAACGGTTGGTTCGACGAGGAAATTATCCCGGTGACCATTCCGGCAACCCGAAAAAAGGCGGAGTATCAGTTTGCTGTCGATGAATCGATCAAAGCCGAGACCACGGTGGAAAAGCTGGCGTCCCTGAGGCCGGCATTCAAGAAAGATGGTATGGTGACTGCCGGCAATGCCTGTGGCTTGACGGACGGTTCAGCGATGCTGGTGGCCATGGCCCGGGAAGAGGCGGAAAAGCGGGGCGTGAAGCCGTTGTTTTCCATTGTTGATTTCACTCAGACGGCGGTTGAAGGCACCTACATGGGTGAGGGGCCGGGAGTTGCCATTCCCCGGGTTCTCAAGCGGGCCGGCATGACGTTGAAGGACATTGATCTGTTTGAAATAAACGAAGCCTTTGCTTCCCAGGTCCTGGGCAATGTGGCGATGCTCAACCTTGATCTTGACTGCCTGAATGTTCATGGCGGCGCCATCGCCTTGGGGCATCCCACCGGCTGCAGCGGTGCCCGGATCATCGTTTCTTTATACTATGCCTTGAAGCGGCTGGATAAGGAGTTTGGTGTTGCCTCCATTTGTGGCGGCGGCGGCGCAACGATGGCTGTCATCATGAAGCGGGAATCATAA
- a CDS encoding SDR family oxidoreductase produces MDLTGKVAVVTGGSRGIGADIAKLLGRLGAKVAVNYNKSADKAEEVVAAIKAFGSDALSCQADVANFDDAQKMMDQVKERWGTVHIVVTSAGMNWDGVIWKMTAEQWQRVIDVDLTGTFNFIRAAAPLFREQNYGRIITITSINGLRGKFGQSNYSAAKGGVIGLTKAAAKDLGKYQVTSNSVAPGFILTEMGEAMPDEFKQIAINEGVMKKAGKPEDVANLVAFLASDAAGHITGEVIKVDGGQYI; encoded by the coding sequence ATTGACTTGACGGGAAAAGTTGCCGTTGTTACCGGCGGCAGCCGGGGGATTGGCGCCGATATCGCCAAGCTTCTTGGCCGGTTGGGGGCGAAGGTTGCAGTTAACTACAACAAGAGTGCCGACAAGGCGGAAGAAGTGGTGGCGGCGATCAAAGCCTTCGGTAGTGATGCGCTGTCCTGCCAAGCGGATGTGGCAAATTTCGATGACGCCCAGAAGATGATGGATCAGGTCAAGGAACGCTGGGGTACGGTCCATATTGTGGTTACCAGCGCCGGAATGAACTGGGACGGGGTAATCTGGAAAATGACCGCGGAGCAATGGCAGCGGGTTATTGATGTGGATCTCACCGGCACCTTCAATTTTATCCGGGCGGCGGCGCCCCTGTTCCGGGAGCAGAACTATGGCCGGATCATTACCATTACCTCGATTAATGGTCTACGGGGCAAGTTCGGGCAGAGCAATTATTCGGCCGCCAAAGGCGGGGTTATCGGACTGACCAAAGCGGCTGCCAAGGATCTGGGCAAGTATCAGGTGACCAGCAATTCAGTGGCACCCGGTTTTATCCTGACCGAGATGGGCGAAGCGATGCCCGATGAATTCAAGCAGATTGCCATCAATGAAGGAGTGATGAAAAAAGCCGGCAAACCGGAAGATGTGGCGAATCTGGTGGCTTTTCTCGCTTCTGATGCTGCCGGTCACATTACCGGTGAGGTTATCAAAGTTGACGGTGGCCAATACATTTAA
- a CDS encoding enoyl-CoA hydratase/isomerase family protein yields MADYQCITYEEKGGAAYLTINRPPLNWLDIATMREMNEALDQVLAAGAELKLLVIQAAGEKAFSVGVDVADHTEDKVGTMIGVFHGIFRRLDRLEIPTLAAVKGAVLGGGCEVALFCDMIVAAENIKIGQPEIKLAVFPPIAAAALPAIIGSKKAYEIVLGGDALRAPEALACGLVNKVVPVEQFDDEVATFVSRFTSLSGSALRSTKRALRAAAGKPFAAALDAVEDLYLNDCMKNHDAHEGLSSFLEQRKPEWQNK; encoded by the coding sequence ATGGCTGATTATCAATGTATTACCTATGAGGAGAAGGGCGGCGCGGCGTATCTGACCATTAATCGCCCGCCATTGAACTGGCTTGATATTGCCACCATGCGGGAGATGAATGAAGCCCTGGACCAGGTGCTGGCGGCCGGTGCCGAACTGAAGCTGCTGGTTATCCAGGCGGCCGGCGAGAAAGCCTTTTCGGTTGGCGTTGATGTGGCCGACCATACCGAAGATAAAGTCGGGACCATGATCGGGGTTTTTCACGGCATTTTTCGCCGTTTGGACCGCCTGGAGATTCCCACTCTGGCGGCGGTCAAAGGCGCGGTGCTGGGCGGCGGCTGTGAAGTGGCCCTGTTTTGCGATATGATTGTTGCCGCTGAAAACATTAAAATCGGCCAGCCGGAAATCAAGCTGGCGGTCTTTCCGCCGATTGCTGCCGCCGCCCTGCCGGCGATCATTGGCTCGAAAAAGGCCTATGAAATTGTTCTTGGCGGTGACGCCCTGCGGGCTCCTGAAGCCCTGGCCTGCGGACTGGTGAACAAGGTAGTACCGGTTGAGCAGTTTGATGATGAAGTGGCTACATTTGTCAGCCGTTTTACCTCCCTGAGCGGTTCGGCCCTGCGGTCAACCAAAAGAGCACTCCGGGCGGCTGCAGGCAAGCCGTTTGCCGCCGCTCTTGATGCGGTCGAAGACCTGTATCTCAATGATTGTATGAAAAACCACGATGCCCATGAAGGGTTGAGTTCTTTTCTTGAGCAGCGCAAGCCTGAGTGGCAGAATAAATGA
- the had gene encoding 6-hydroxycyclohex-1-ene-1-carbonyl-CoA dehydrogenase codes for MSEIPAKIQTWQMVKPGEMVRTEIDMPAIKAGEVCVKVAGCGICHTDLGYFYDGVPTVNEPPLTLGHEISGTVIGGDAEMIGKMVIIPAVMPCGTCQICKAGRGNRCLAQKMPGNSLGIYGGFSSHIVVPTDGVCVIEDLKGLPLSHYAVVADAGTTPYQAAIRAELDKPYFPEGDLVVVIGAGGGVGTYMTQIAKAMGAQVVIAVDVDDEKLQRACQYGADLAINVMGKTAKEVKGEIKAFAKERGVPHNFGWKIFECSGSKPGQALGLELLSFIGKMIIVGFNMVKHEYMISRLMAFDAELIGTWGCHPKYYPAVLEMVQSGKVAIEPFLETRPMSTIRESFAEVHAKPLLRRIVLEPDF; via the coding sequence ATGTCTGAAATACCTGCAAAAATCCAGACCTGGCAGATGGTCAAGCCGGGGGAGATGGTCCGAACCGAGATTGATATGCCGGCGATCAAGGCCGGCGAGGTGTGTGTGAAAGTTGCCGGTTGCGGCATCTGTCATACCGATCTGGGATACTTCTATGATGGGGTGCCCACCGTCAATGAACCGCCCCTTACTCTGGGGCATGAGATCAGCGGCACGGTGATCGGCGGCGACGCCGAGATGATCGGCAAGATGGTCATCATTCCGGCGGTGATGCCCTGCGGCACATGCCAGATCTGCAAGGCCGGCCGCGGCAACCGCTGTCTGGCGCAGAAGATGCCCGGCAACAGCCTGGGGATCTATGGCGGTTTTTCCAGCCACATCGTCGTGCCTACCGATGGGGTGTGCGTTATTGAGGATCTCAAGGGGTTGCCTCTGTCCCACTATGCGGTGGTTGCCGATGCCGGGACGACTCCCTACCAGGCGGCGATCCGGGCTGAACTGGACAAACCTTACTTCCCCGAAGGTGATCTGGTGGTGGTTATCGGCGCCGGCGGCGGCGTTGGTACTTACATGACCCAGATTGCCAAAGCCATGGGAGCCCAGGTGGTGATTGCCGTTGATGTTGATGATGAAAAGCTGCAGCGGGCCTGCCAGTACGGTGCCGACCTGGCGATCAATGTCATGGGCAAAACGGCAAAAGAGGTGAAGGGGGAGATTAAAGCTTTTGCCAAAGAGCGGGGGGTGCCCCATAATTTCGGCTGGAAGATATTTGAATGTTCAGGCTCCAAGCCCGGGCAGGCGCTGGGCCTCGAGCTTTTGTCCTTCATCGGCAAGATGATCATCGTCGGCTTCAATATGGTGAAGCATGAATACATGATTTCCCGTCTGATGGCCTTTGACGCCGAACTGATTGGTACCTGGGGCTGCCATCCCAAATATTATCCGGCAGTTCTGGAGATGGTGCAGAGTGGCAAGGTGGCCATTGAGCCGTTTCTGGAAACCAGGCCCATGAGTACGATCAGGGAGTCCTTTGCTGAAGTGCATGCCAAACCGCTGCTGCGCCGGATTGTGCTGGAACCTGATTTTTAG
- the oah gene encoding 6-oxocyclohex-1-ene-1-carbonyl-CoA hydratase — MALEWIPREHGKKDHGMWLDAHFGSESEAPCTIYEKRPVLDPQGKVIDGLYTGWIILNNPNQYNSYTTDMVKGVIAGFQRASADPSVVAAIFTAVGDKAFCTGGNTKEYAEYYSKRPQEYGDYMDLFNGMVDAILNCKKPTICRINGMRVAGGQEIGMATDLSVASDLAILGQAGPKHGSAPDGGSTDFLPWYLGIEDAMWNCVSCEMWSAYKMKRLGLLTKVVPVIKEGDQWVRNPLVITDSWVQDGEIAYGEFKTGAAAKEARAYVKEAQIDLSLLDEAVDEIVWKFANLMPHCLMKSVDGIRAKKKFFWDQMKLPNRHWLAANMNYEAFMGFNAFNTKKITGQDTIDFIRYRQLVAEGEELGEKLYTQVFGTPQE; from the coding sequence ATGGCTTTAGAGTGGATACCCCGTGAACACGGGAAAAAAGATCATGGCATGTGGCTTGATGCCCATTTTGGCAGCGAAAGTGAAGCGCCCTGTACCATCTACGAGAAGCGGCCGGTGCTTGATCCGCAGGGAAAGGTGATTGACGGCCTCTATACCGGCTGGATCATCCTCAACAACCCCAATCAGTATAACTCCTATACCACCGACATGGTTAAAGGGGTGATTGCCGGCTTCCAGCGGGCGTCGGCTGACCCCAGTGTCGTGGCGGCAATTTTTACTGCCGTGGGTGACAAAGCGTTCTGCACTGGCGGTAATACCAAGGAGTATGCCGAGTACTATAGCAAGCGGCCCCAGGAGTATGGCGATTACATGGACCTTTTCAACGGCATGGTCGATGCCATCCTGAACTGTAAAAAACCCACCATCTGCCGGATCAACGGCATGCGGGTGGCCGGCGGCCAGGAGATTGGCATGGCGACCGATCTTTCGGTGGCTTCCGATCTGGCTATTCTCGGCCAGGCGGGTCCGAAGCATGGTTCCGCCCCCGATGGCGGTTCCACCGATTTTCTCCCCTGGTATCTGGGGATTGAGGATGCCATGTGGAACTGTGTGTCCTGTGAAATGTGGAGTGCCTATAAGATGAAGCGGCTGGGCCTGCTCACCAAGGTGGTTCCGGTGATCAAAGAGGGTGATCAATGGGTCCGCAATCCGCTGGTGATTACTGACAGCTGGGTTCAAGATGGCGAAATTGCCTATGGTGAGTTCAAAACCGGGGCAGCTGCCAAGGAGGCCCGGGCCTATGTGAAGGAGGCCCAGATTGATTTGAGCCTGCTGGATGAGGCCGTTGATGAGATCGTCTGGAAATTTGCCAACCTGATGCCCCACTGTCTGATGAAGTCCGTCGATGGCATCCGGGCCAAGAAAAAATTCTTCTGGGATCAGATGAAGCTGCCCAATCGGCACTGGCTGGCGGCGAATATGAACTATGAGGCCTTCATGGGCTTTAATGCCTTCAACACCAAGAAGATTACCGGTCAGGATACCATCGACTTCATCCGTTACCGGCAGCTGGTCGCTGAGGGTGAAGAGCTGGGTGAAAAGCTCTATACCCAGGTTTTCGGTACCCCGCAGGAATAG